ACATGACGACTTTCCACACAATTCTGTCCTACGGAAACGCACAGAAGCCCTTGAGGCAATCAGCTCGCTGAGAGTGCTTTCCACACAATTCTGTCCTACGGAAACAGAAGTGATTAGAGCGGAGGAAGGCCCAAGGTAACCCTTTCCACACAATTCTGTCCTACGGAAACACATCACAAACCGCTCCTGGCCGACCTGGACGAAGTAACTTTCCACACAATTCTGTCCTACGGAAACCAGAGAAATTCGGGGCTTTCAAGATTCCGGACGACAACTTTCCACACAATTCTGTCCTACGGAAACTGCAGTTGCACGTGCCGTTGCTAATCCCCGTCCAGTTCACGCTTTCCACACAATTCTGTCCTACGGAAACAAAACGCTGTTTTCGTCCTCCTCTTCGACTTCGAAATCGACTTTCCACACAATTCTGTCCTACGGAAACATGTTCGAGGAGGTTGAGAAGAATGGAGGCTGAAAAGGTCTTTCCACACAATTCTGTCCTACGGAAACAAGGAGGTGAAGACATGAGCACCCGCCTCTTTGACGTCTTTCCACACAATTCTGTCCTACGGAAACAGTATGACCCTCTCGACCTCCATCATGCCCACCACCTTCTTTCCACACAATTCTGTCCTACGGAAACTTATTGTTGCAGCAAGATCAGTATATATGTCAGGAGCACTTTCCACACAATTCTGTCCTACGGAAACATGAGCGTGAACGTGGAACTTTACCCCTCCAGCGCGGCCGTCTTTCCACACAATTCTGTCCTACGGAAACTCATGAGCGACCCTCCTTCTCTACAGGGGGCAGTTCTTCTTTCCACACAATTCTGTCCTACGGAAACACGACCTCAGGGACGGCCCCACCGAGGTAAACGAGCTCTTTCCACACAATTCTGTCCTACGGAAACTCCGCGAGGTCCGGGTCCATGCTGAGAAGGTGATTACTTTCCACACAATTCTGTCCTACGGAAACTTGACTTCTACTCGAACGTTTACAGGCAGAAGGTCATCTTTCCACACAATTCTGTCCTACGGAAACCCTTCACTTCCGGCGGAACTACGTCCCGAATTCTATCTTTCCACACAATTCTGTCCTACGGAAACTCCGGGACCGGGAACGTCGGCCCGTCCCTGGTCACACTTTCCACACAATTCTGTCCTACGGAAACGCTCCGGGAATTCCCCGGGTTCTCGATTTTAAGTTCTTTCTTCACCGCTATTTAAACCTTGTTCTAAAAACCCGTGTCACCGCATTCTATTTATAAAGCCGGCACAGGAATAGGGAAACGTCGAAAGGACTGCTTTCACCCGAAGAGAGCCTTACAATGATCCAAAAGCAAAAAGAAAAAATCGAAACCGCTTTCAGGAGTTTCAACGGGTTAAAACAAGAGCAGGGAAAATAAAACCCCGCGTTAAACCCGATTGACCATTCAAACTCCCATAAAAATGCCTTAAACCACACACAAACCCTCCAGAGCACTCAAAGCACGATTTAATTTTACACTCGCAAAACCCTTCGACGTCGTTCTCATCAAGAATCAAGAACGGATTTGGTGGGGCTCTTGGCGATAGATGGAGAGTTATGGGGTTGGATATAGGGAACAAGCAAGACTGAAAGCCAATCGGCGGTTCAAAGTGATTTAACAGCGTTTCAATCGGTTCGGTGCTACGTCCTTCGGGTGGTCTCTTTTCGTCTTTGGGGGTTGGGAAGAGGAGTCAATGGTGGGTTCGCTCAAAGAGGGCAGTTTCACGAGGCTTCTAAAAAAGTTAAGACGAAAAGGGGCTTTCCTTAAGCTTCTCGTTGACGAAGCGGACAAACTTTTCGATATCCTTACCAATAGTGTCCGGTTCGGGCTTCATGAGCACGTAGAACACGTTGGTCTTCGGAGTCAGCGAGACGTGTTTGACGTTGCGGGGATTGGAGAGGCTTTCGATGAGGGCCTTCAGGTTCTCCACGTCGCGCCTCTTCTCGTAGAGGGCCTCGTACTGCCTTCCGGCGACCTCGATTATCTCCCTCTGGAGGAGGTCCTCGTTCTCTATGCCCGGCCTCATTCTGTAGTATCCCTTCTGTATCAGATGGGCCTCCCTCCGTATGTCCGAAAACGGCTTGATGACGATGTACAGCTTGTCGTGCCGGCTCGTTATCAGTGCTATCGGGAAGTAGAGGAGGCTGTGCCTGGGCAGGAGCGTGAGGGTGAACTCCATCTTCCTGACGTTGCTCCTGTTGATTTTATACTCCGCGCGGAAGCCTATGTAACCGCCGAGCCACGTGTACAGCTCGTCCTCTGGCTTCACTACTTCCTTTATCGCTTTTATGTAGTGTTCCATCAGCAGGAGGTTGAGCTTCCTGCCCCTGTAGAACTGGAGGGCTGAAACGCCGGCTATTATAAATATAACTGCAAACAGCAGCTGATTGTCCATCTCAATCCTCCTCCAGGGGGTAGTATCTTTCCAGGGTTCGGGCATCGATTATCTCCAATCCGGGAACATCATCGAGGACATTGATGATATCCCTGACTATCCTCCTCCGGATCGGCCAGCTGAGGGCGTGCTGGAAGGGGCGGTGAAGCCCCTCTGCCAGGCGGAGGTAGATCCTTGTCCCGTCCTCGTCAGCAATAACAGCCTCGACGAGACCCAGGCTAACTATGTCCACGTCGGTTATTGGCTCCCTCACCCTTTTAAGCCTCTCGTGGAGCGCTTTAGCCTTCAACTATAATTCCCCCCAGTTCCCTGAGCCGCTCCAGCCCCCTGGGCTCCTCGGCGAATACCGGTATCTTCACCATCTCCACCCCGGGGAACTTCCGCCCGACCTCCCTTAGAACCATTTCCTGGGTTTCCAGCTTGGCCCTCAGCTCCGGGATCTCTCCTTTCAGCTCGAGAACCTTGTTCATAACTATCATGTTGAATGGCACGTGGAACTTCCTGAGGCTCTCCCTGGCTCTTTCGGTTTCATAGAGGGGAAGCATCTCCGGGTTCATCACCGCCACGACGCTCGTCTTTCTGGGGTTGGTTATCACACCCTCTACGAAGGCCACCTCCTCGCGGTACTTCTTTAGCTCCCTCATAACCGCGTCTTCTTCCTCCTTCGTTGGGAGCTTCACCCTCTCGTCCCCTACCACGAACTCCTGCTCCCCGTGAATGTTGGCTATCGCCGCGCGCCTCTCGAGTATTGCCTTCCTTATCTCGATGAGCTTGTCGGCCCAGATGAGTGATATCCTTGGCAGGGCCAGGACGCGGAGGGTTAATCCGGTCGGCGGGGTATCGAAGATTATCACGTCCCACTCGTCGCCTTTCACCAGTATCTCCCTCACCGCCTCCAGCGTGGCGTACTCCTCGATTCCCGGGGAGTAGCTCAGAACCTCGAAGTACTTCTCCAGGTTTATGACGGTGAGGTAGCGGTACGTGTGCTTCATGCTCTCCTCCAGGTGCTTGAGGTAGGTCTTTATCAGCTTCTCCATGTCAAGCTCCGCCGCGTAGAGGTTCTCGGCTATCTTCTTCGGTTTGTCCTTGAGCTTTACCATCAGCACGTCACCGAGGTTGTGGGCCGGGTCGAGCGACACTACCAGCGTCCGGTAGCCCCTCTCCGCGAGCGCCGTAGCGGCCGCCGCAGAACTGGTAGTTTTACCAACTCCGCCCTTACCTATGAAAAAGACGACGCGGTAGCCCTTTTTGGGCAGGAAGAACTCCCTCATGGGACCACCTCACGTGATTTCAAACATTCCGGCCAGCTCGCCGAGCACGTCGTCCATATCCACCGCCCTGCGCTGCATTACGTACAGCTCGCGCGTCATATGGGGGAGCACTCTTATCACGAGCGTCGTCGGCGGGCTGGGGATTCCAACGAAAGCCCCCATGAGCGTGAGCGCGAAGACGTTCTCAAGCTCTCTCAGCTCGAATTCGAGGTACTCGGTTGAGTTCTGTTTGAATGCCCCGAAAAAACCCTTTAAGAAGGCTCTAACGTTCTCCAGCGGGTCTTTTTCTTTGTCCTTCATTCTCACCACCTGAGAATCAAAAATAAGGAAAAGACGTCAGGCCGCGCTCGCGGCGTACTCCTCGCTCGGCCTCTTCCAGGCCACCCAGAAGTCCCAGGCGAGGAGCAGGTTGAGGAACAGGCTGACCACGAGCGCACCCTTGACGGCTATGAGGTACTGTCCGGTCATCGGGACGTAGATGAGGTACCAGATTATCGCCGCCGTCACGGTGATCCAGAGGAACAGCGCCGGAATAATCACCGCCCAGCTCCACTTGCCTGCCTGCTGAACCTTGGCTACCCACAGCGCTGCCGTCATCATGGCTATGCTCGCGAGCATCTGGTTCATCGCGCTGAACGCCGGCCAGATGACCTTGTAGCCGGCTCCCCAGGCGAGGTAGGTTCCAATGCCCGCTATTATTATCGAGGCCACCCACTTGTTGGTGAGGATCTTTGCGATTCCCTTGCTCGTGTCAGTGACCATGCTGAAAAGCTCCTGCCAGGCAAAGCGGCCGAGCCTCGTGGCCGTGTCGAGCGAGGTCAGCGTAAAGGCCGAAACCCACAGCGTCGCGAAGGTCTTTCCGAAGGTCTCGCTCACGCCGTAGAACTCGCTGACGGCCTTGGCGTAGCCTCCGAGGAAGGTTCCAAGGCCTCCCTTGGTTATGTACTCGGTGGCCCACTGCTCCGGCTGAAGTCCCGTGAGCTGGACTCCGTAGACGGCTATGGCGGTTATGACGATCGTTGAAAGGAACCCTTCAGTGAACATTCCGCCGTAGCCAACCATGAGGCCGTGTATCTCGTTGTCAAGCTGCTTGCTGGTGGTTCCAGAGCCGACGAGGGAGTGGAATCCGCTGAGCGAGCCACAGGCGATTATGAGAGGTATCGTTGGCCAGAAGGGCGATGCCACGGGAACACTACTACCTCCCTCTCCTATACCCGTGACCACGTAGGCACTCCAGGTGGTGTACGCTGGAGCAGTGAAGTCCTTGGCAAGGAAGATGAACGCTATTCCACCGAAGATGAGGCCGAACCAGAGGATATATGCGTTGAGATAGTCCCTGGGCTGGAGGAGTATCCACACCGGGAGCGAGGCCGCGATTATGATGTAAACCATGAGGATTATGTTCCAGTAGTGGTAGGCGGTCGTGTAGGCTGCGGAGGTTGTGTCGGTCTGGCCGTCCACGAAGACCAGCGGGTACTTGAGACCGATCCACACTGCTGCGATGAGGAGGACGATGCCTATTATCGTTGCCAGCTTGAAGTCCAGCCTGACCTTGTACATCAGGTAACCCAGTATCACCGCGACGAGCAGGAAGAGCAGCGTTGCGGTTGCCGCCTGGGGTGTCACGGTCAGGAGCTTGGCTGTTACCGCGACGAAAGCCGCGACGACCAGCAGCAGGGCGAACCAGATGTAGACCTCGAAGGCTACGCCCGTCTTCCTGCTCATGAGCCTTCCGGCTATCCACTGGACCGACTTGCCATCGTAGCGGACAGAGGACATCAGTGCGAGATAGTCGTGGACGGCACCGATGAAGACGTTTCCAAACCAGACCCACAGCAGTCCAGGCAGCCAACCCCATGCCATTGCAATTGCCGGACCAACTATGGGCCCTGCTCCCGCTATCGATGCAAAGTGGTGGCCGTAGAGGACCAGTGGGTGCGCTGGAACGTAGTCAACTCCGTCGTAGAGCCTGTGGGCAGGCGTCGGTCTGTTAGGGTCTGCCTTTACAACCTTGCTCTGAAGGCTCTTGCCATAGCTGAAGTACATGGCCAGGTATATTGCACCAGCCAGAAGAACTATTACAGCAGAGTTCATTGTTGCACCTCCATGTATATTCTGCACTGTGATGTACACTTCTGGAGTATAAATGCTTTTCGGCAAAAAACTGAAGGTATTCCGTTTTTGAACTAACCGTTAGAAATCACGTCCGGATTCCCAGTGAAAGTATTTTAAGAGGGTGATAGAAAGAAAAGAAGCTGGGAGAAGGCTTCATTCAAGCTCTATCAATGCCTGTCCGGTGTCGACGGTGTCGCCTTCCTTGACGAGGATTTTCTTGATCACTCCGTCCTTTGGAGCGGGAATCTCGTTCTCCATCTTCATTGCTTCCAGGACGACCAACCCCTGGCCGGTTTTGACTTTTTCGCCCTCCTTGACGAGTATCCTGAGAATCTTGCCTGGCATTGGGGCGGTGACAACACCCTCACCGGCGGGAGCCGGAGCGGAAACGGCTGGAGCCGGGGCTGGAGACGGCGAAGGAGCCGGCCCGGAAGCCTGAACACTGGAGGGGGCAGGAACCGAAACGCCGGTACCGGCCACCTGGGGCAGGTATCTGAGCGCGCTCAGGTCAACGCCCTCAACGCCGACCTCGAACTCGACGCCGTTCACGTAGAGCTTGAACCTCTGAACCGTCTTCGGGAGTCTCGGCTTTCTCCTGCCCTCCCTTCTGGCCCTGAAGAACTCAAGCGCCACCTGCGGGAAGAGGCAGTAGGTCAGAACGTCCTCCTCCCTCTCCAGGTAGCCGAGCTCCTCAAGCTTTCTCCTGCACTCCTCCAGCCCGGGCCTGAGCAGGCTTCCGGGCCTTTCGGTTATCGGCTCCTCGTCGCCGAGGACGCGCCTCCTGAGTTCGGGGTTTATCTCTCCCGGCGGTCTGCCGTAGAGGCCCCTTATGTAGTTCTTGACCTCCTCCGTTATCCTCTCGTACCTGCCGAAGAGGACGTTGAGAACCGCCTGCGTCCCGACTATCTGACTGGTCGGCGTCACCAGTGGCGGCCACCCGAGGTCCTCCCTGACGCGCGGAATCTCCTCGAGAACCCCCTGAAGCCGGTCTAGAGCTTTCATCTCCTTCAGCTGGGAGATTAGGTTGGAGTACATGCCCCCGGGGACCTGGTACTTGAGCACGTAGGGGTTCACCATCAGTGTCTCCTTGTGGAGCAGACCGGAGTACTTCTCTTCCAGCAGTTTCTTGAGGTAGCGCGAGACCTCGTGTATCAGATCCCTGTCAAGGTGACTCCCAACCGCTTCCGGCAGGGCGTGCCAGATGGTCTGTATGCCCGGCTGGGCCGTTCCGAAGGCGAGCGGGCTTATCGCGGTGTCTATGTAGTCCGCTCCAGCTTCGACTGCCTTGAGGTAGGTCGCGACCGCCATTCCAGTGGTCGAGTGGGTGTGGACATTGACGGGGACGCCATAGCGCTCTTTTATCTCCCTGACCAGTTCATAGGCCCTCCGGGGGGTGAGCAGGGCCGCCATGTCCTTGATCGTGATTACATCGACGTCGAGAGCCAAAAGCTCCTCGACCTTTCCCAGGTAATACTCGAGCGTGAAGATCTTTCCGGTGGTGTAAGCGATGGCCCCCTGAACCTCCGCCCCAACTTCCTTGGCCTTCCTTATCGCAACCTCCATGTTCCTGACGTCGTTGAGTGCATCAAAGACGCGGAAGATGTCTATCCCGTTCCTGTGGGCCAGCTCGACGAACTTCTCGACCACGTCATCTGGATAGTGCCTGTAACCCACGACGTTCTGGCCGCGGAGGAGCATCTGAAGCTTGGTCTTCCTGATGTGCTCCCTGAGGAGCCTCAACCGCTCCCAGGGGTCCTCGTTGAGGTAGCGTATGCAGACGTCAAAGGTAGCCCCTCCCCAGACCTCCATGGAGTAGAAGCCGATCCTGTCCATCTTCTCGGCTATCGCCAGCATATCGTCGGTGGTCATTCTCGTCGCTATGAGGGACTGGTGGGCGTCCCGGAAGGTGGTGTCTATGATTTCAACCCTGGCCATGTTGGTCACCCCTTCGGTTCCGTTGTGAGACGGTACAAAGCCCTGGCCTTAAAAGGATTGCGGCGAAAGGAGAAAAGAATATCGGCAAAAGTCGAAATAACTGAAATCAGAGAAGCCCCTCGGCTTTCGCCGCTTCCTCCGGGTCCTCGTTCCTGTGGACGACGCGGAGGAGGGCCTTTATAAATGGCTCCGGGTTCTCGCGCTGGAAGATGTTCCTGCCAACGACCGCTCCGGCGCCACCGGCCTCTATGACCTCCCAGACGAGGTTGAGGAAGTCCACGGGGTTCTCAGCCTTGGCCCCTCCGCTGAGGAGAACCGGAACGCCGGCGGCGGCATCAACGACCTTGGCAAAGCTCTCCCTCGAGCCGGTCCAGTAGGTCTTTATCATGTCTGCCCCGCTCTCGACGGCCGCCCTCGCGCCGTACATGACGACGCGGTAGTCCTCTTTCCTGCCGTACTTCTCGTTTATGTACGGTCCGCGCGGGTAGGCGAACTGGACGACCGGGAAGCCCAGGTCATGGGCGTAGCTCGCTATCTCGGCGAACTGGCGCATCATGACGTCTTCCTGTGGGGAACCCCAGTAAACGGTCGCCGCTACCGCATCGGCGCCCAGCTTTATCGCGTCCTCGACATAGCCGAGCTGGCTCTGGAGGAGCTGGTCGTCCTTCGGGCGGAGGTTTGTCTTGCTGGTGAGCTTGATCATCAGACCGACGTTGGGCTTAACCTCATCGCCCGCCATTCTCACGAGGCCCGGGAGCATCATGACGCCGTCGATTCCGGCCCTGACGACCTTCCTGAGGATTATCCGCGGGTTCACGTGCTCCCAGTGCTCCTCGAAGTCCGTCGGCCCGTGCTCAAAGCCGTGGTCCATCGCAAAGATAAGTGCCCTTCCGTCCCTCCGGAAGAAGCGCCTCATTCTCCTCCTGATGCCAACGCTCTGGTACGCGTCCATACTAATCACCGGGAGTGATATATTCTTTGAGGATTTAAGGTTTTTGGGCAAAGGTTGTTTAAGGAGTCCATGGAAATCGCTTTGGTGGTGGAAATGGAACGCATCATCGGAAGAAAGCTCATAATCCTGGACGAAGCAGGCTCCACCAATGAGTATGCGAAGCGAATTGCCCAGAATGTCCCGGAGGGAACGGTTGTCGTGGCGAAGCGGCAGACTGCTGGGAGGGGCAGGAAGGGGAGGAGATGGGAATCGCCCGAGGGCGGCCTGTGGCTCAGTGTCGTTCTCAAGCCTCCCAGAGTGGATCCGCGGCTCGTCTTCGTCGGTGCTCTAGCTGTTGTTGATACCCTCTCCAACTTCGGAATCCACTCCGGTGTAAAGTGGCCCAACGATGTCTGGGTCTCCGGGAGGAAGATAGCCGGAATCCTAGCTGAGGGAAAGGCTGGAGAATACGCGGTTCTGGGGATAGGGCTGAACGTGAACAACGATGTTCCTGAGGAGCTCGGGAAAATGGCGACCTCGATGAGGGAGATCCTTGGCCGCGAGGTTTCCCTGTCAGAGGTCTTCCACACCCTCGTTGGGAATCTCGATCACTGGTACGGACTCTTTCTCAATGGACGAGACGGTGAGATAGTATCCGCGCTGAAGGAGAGGAGCATTATCCTTGGGAAGGAAGTCAAGATAATCGACGATGAAACAGAACTCGTTGGCAGGGCTGTGGACATAGATGTGGACGGTGCGCTGGTTCTCGAAACGCCGGGGGGTAGAGTGCGGGTGCTTCACGGCGACGTTTCTCTCAGATTTCTCTAACTTCTCCACAATTTTTTGTCACTTCTCCAATTTTCTTTGGCAAAAGTTAATATAATGTCGCTATTGAAGCTATTTCGATGTCATTCTTGGAGGGGTGAAACCAATGGGAAGGGGTGCACTAAGAGCATATCTTGAAATCCCCGTGCTCCACAAGATCCTCGCTGGGCTCGTACTGGGTGTTATCTTTGGTATACTGCTCCCAGGGTATTCAGCAACCTTAAAACCGCTCGGAGACCTCTTTGTGAGACTCCTGAAGATGCTAGTGATGCCCATAATACTGTTCTCACTGGTAGTCGGCGCCGCCAGCATCAACCCAGCGCGGCTCGGAAGGGTTGGCGTCAAGATAATCTTCTACTACCTAGTGACCTCGGCCTTTGCGGTGTTCTTTGGACTGCTGATGGGCAACATCTTTAAACCTGGAACCGGGATACACCTTGGGACCGACGCTGGAAAGGCCATAGGGGCGGAGGCCCCGTCTCTCGTCCAGACACTCCTAAACATCGTCCCAACTAACCCCTTCGCAGCACTTTCAAGCGGCCAGGTCCTGCCCACTATATTCTTCGCCATAGTCTTTGGAATAGCTATCAGCTACCTCATGAACAGTGAAGATGAAAGGATCAGGAGCTCAGCCGAGACGCTTTTCAGAGCTATGGACGCCTCCGCCGAGGCGATGTACAAGATAGTCGCCGGCGTCATGCAGTACGCTCCAATAGGTGTCTTCGCCCTGATTTACTACGTCATCGGTCAGTTTGGCCCGAACGTCGCCGGACCGCTTGTCGAGGTCGTGGTAGCGGTTTACCTTGGTCTGATCCTCCAGATTCTCCTCGTCTACGGCGTCCTGCTCAAGGTCTTCGGCATCGACCCGCTTAAGTTCCTCAAGAAGGCCAAGGACGCCATGATTACTGCTTTTGTTACCCGGAGTTCCAGCGGAACGCTACCGGTTACGATGCGCGTTGCCGAGGAAGAGATGGGCGTTGGTAAGGGAATATTCTCCTTCACGCTGCCCCTCGGTGCGACGATAAACATGGACGGAACCGCGCTCTACCAGGGTGTCACCGTGCTCTTCGTTGCGAACGCAATAGGCCAGCCGCTGACGCTCGAGCAGCAGCTCGTGGTCGTCCTCACGGCGGTTCTGGCTTCGATAGGAACGGCCGGAGTTCCCGGCGCGGGAGCCATAATGCTCGCCATGGTTCTCCAGAGCGTCGGTCTCGACCTCACGGCCGGAAGTCCTGTTGCCCTGGCATATGCCATGATACTCGGAATCGACGCAATCCTTGACATGGGCAGGACGATGGTGAACGTCACCGGCGACCTGGCAGGAACGACCATTGTTGCCAAGACGGAAGGAGAACTGGACTCTTCCAAGTGGACGGGCTGAACTCTCTGTCCTCTCATTTTTCCCTGTGTTGGCTGGCTCTCTCTTCTGGCCTCTCTGGGATAAAGTTAAATACCCCAAGGTGGCGCTAACTACCAGCACAGGTAGAATGGAGGTAATGTGTAATGAAAAGAGTCCTTGCGGTCATTTTCGCCGCGATTCTCCTGGCGTCCTTCGTTGGCCCGGGCTTTGTTTCGGCCGAGGAGGTTCAGGTTTACAAGCAGGACTTCACCTTCAAGATAATCCTCCTGCCCAACGGCAGCGCCAACATAACCATGACCAGCGTCTGGCTGGGGCCGAAGGAGGAAATAGACAAGCAGATAGAGAGCATACTCAACGAGACCCAGAACGGCAACATGACGCTAGAGGAAGCCATAAAGAAGTTCGAGCAGGAGCAGCTCGCCAGGTACATTCAGGGCCTCACCCAGGCCGGGGTCAAGCTTGTGAACGAGAGCATGAAGTCCTACGGCATAGAGGAGGGCAACAACATAACCCTCGTCTTCAACACGATAGCCCTGGACTACGCCAGGTACTACTCCTACGACCACTACTGGGAGCTCTGGGTGGACCCCACGAGGGGCTACGGCTCGATGATGGTTCCCGACACCGGCTTCCCCTTCGGCATAGAGGCCAACAACACGTTCATAGTTGTCCTCCCGCCCAATGCGACTCTGCTTAGCTATCCCAAGCCCTTCGTCAAGCAGTACAACCAGAGCCGCTTTGAAGTCGAGTCGAGTGCCGATGGAAACACCGTCGTCGTGCGCTCCTACATCTACCTCGAGCCCTGGCTAACCCCCGACGGCTACAAGGCGCTCTTTGGTGACTACAATGACTATTACATTCGCTACAAGACCCCCTACGAGGGAGTCGAGCACTACGAGAAGAGCATAACCAACGAGTACGTCACCCTCGACATCTACGCCAACGGCACCGTGAGGCTTCACATGAAGGACGAGTACGTTGAACCCCTCAGGGACGTCATCGCCAGGAAGGCGGAGATAGTCTCCTACGGCGTCCAGAACGTGACGGAGTACATACTGAGGACCTACTCCCTGGCCCTCGGCTACCAGGGTGCCATAGTGGACGGGGGCAAGGTCACCATTCTCGGGCTCAACGAGACCACGGCGCCCCTCGTCATCGACGCCGAGTACACCCTTAGGAACTTCACCCGGTACGAGAACGGCTCCTACGTCTACACCTTCGACCCCACCCTCGGAATGGCCGATAGCCTGACTTCAAGGAGCGAGTACGAGGTGAACAACACCCTCTACCTCACCCTCAACCTCTCGGACGGCGGCGACTTCCTGGAGATACCCTCCAACATAAGCCGCGAGCTGAAGGGCAATCGCTTTACCATGACCGTGGTTAGGGAAGGCAACACCCTAAAAATCACCTCGAACGTTTACATACGCTACGGCGCCCAGCCGGAGGACGTTAAGGCCCTCCTCGCCAACTACACCAGCGCCACCGTAAGGTACACCCTGCCGGCCGAAGGGGCGAACGGAGGAATGAGTGACACACAGAAGATGGTCGCAGCCATAGCCGCGGTGCTCATCATAGCCCTGGCGATAGCCTTCTGGAAGAAGCGCTGAGCTTTCTTTTCTCCCATTTCCTTCCCCGTTTCGATACCCATTTAAAGGAGCGCTCCCACTTTTATGTGGTGGTCTCAATGACGAGGAAGCTCTACTACGAGGACGCCTACCTGAGGGAGGCCAGTGCCAAGGTTCTGGAAGTGAGGGACAACGCCCTCCTCCTTGACCAGACCATCTTCTACCCGACCGGCGGCGGCCAGCCCCACGACAGGGGGACGATAAACGGCGTTGATGTTCTCGATGTCTACAAGGACGATGCAGGCAACGTCTGGCACGTGGTGGCTGAACCCGAGAGGTTCAAGCCTAACGATGAGGTCGAGCTGAAGATAGACTGGGACTACAGGTACAGGCTCATGAGGATACACACGGCCATGCACCTGCTGGAGCACGTGCTGAACCTCGTTCTGCCGGGCGAGTGGAAGCTCTACGGAAGCGGAATGAGCGTCGAGAAGGGCAGATACGACATACTTTACCCCGAGAACGTGAACCAGTGGAAGGAGCAGATTATAGAGACCTTCAACCGGCTCGTCGACGAGGGCGGAGAGATGAGGATATGGTGGGAAGGGGAAACGCGCTACACCCAGATAAGGGACTTCGAAATCATTCCCTGCGGTGGGACGCACGTGAGGGACATAAGGGAGATAGGCCACCTCAAGAAGTTCAAGCGCTCCAGCCTGGGAAAGGGG
This Thermococcus cleftensis DNA region includes the following protein-coding sequences:
- a CDS encoding exodeoxyribonuclease VII small subunit, whose amino-acid sequence is MKRVLAVIFAAILLASFVGPGFVSAEEVQVYKQDFTFKIILLPNGSANITMTSVWLGPKEEIDKQIESILNETQNGNMTLEEAIKKFEQEQLARYIQGLTQAGVKLVNESMKSYGIEEGNNITLVFNTIALDYARYYSYDHYWELWVDPTRGYGSMMVPDTGFPFGIEANNTFIVVLPPNATLLSYPKPFVKQYNQSRFEVESSADGNTVVVRSYIYLEPWLTPDGYKALFGDYNDYYIRYKTPYEGVEHYEKSITNEYVTLDIYANGTVRLHMKDEYVEPLRDVIARKAEIVSYGVQNVTEYILRTYSLALGYQGAIVDGGKVTILGLNETTAPLVIDAEYTLRNFTRYENGSYVYTFDPTLGMADSLTSRSEYEVNNTLYLTLNLSDGGDFLEIPSNISRELKGNRFTMTVVREGNTLKITSNVYIRYGAQPEDVKALLANYTSATVRYTLPAEGANGGMSDTQKMVAAIAAVLIIALAIAFWKKR
- a CDS encoding alanyl-tRNA editing protein, translated to MTRKLYYEDAYLREASAKVLEVRDNALLLDQTIFYPTGGGQPHDRGTINGVDVLDVYKDDAGNVWHVVAEPERFKPNDEVELKIDWDYRYRLMRIHTAMHLLEHVLNLVLPGEWKLYGSGMSVEKGRYDILYPENVNQWKEQIIETFNRLVDEGGEMRIWWEGETRYTQIRDFEIIPCGGTHVRDIREIGHLKKFKRSSLGKGKQRLEIWLED